A window from Centropristis striata isolate RG_2023a ecotype Rhode Island chromosome 4, C.striata_1.0, whole genome shotgun sequence encodes these proteins:
- the meis3 gene encoding homeobox protein Meis3 yields the protein MEKRYEELVHYSGSEAMSMGGYGDDVRPLPPPHYGPSIPDSLKHHKDQIYGHPLFPLLALVFEKCELATCSPRDSASLSATSHLPGMTNHSDVCSSESFNDDIAAFAKQIRSEKPIFSSNPELDNLMIQAIQVLRFHLLELEKVHDLCDNFCHRYITCLKGKMPTDLILDDREGGSKSDMEDFTGSCTSLSEQNASWLREPDECATTPLGTPGTCGLPSHSTADNCSDTGDGLDGGGASPSTGDDDDSDRDRRNNKKRGIFPKVATNIMRAWLFQHLSHPYPSEEQKKQLSQDTGLTILQVNNWFINARRRIVQPMIDQSNRSGQGGPYSPEGAALGGYGLDGQAHLGLRTAGLQGMSSLQEATTPGALLSQPGYPPHPGPSLHPYPGPHPHPAMLLHPPPHAHPAEPLLAQGLDIHAH from the exons ATGGAGAAGAGG TATGAAGAGCTGGTGCACTACTCAGGGTCGGAGGCCATGTCGATGGGGGGGTACGGGGACGACGTCAGGCCGCTGCCCCCCCCACACTACGGACCCTCCATCCCCGACTCCCTCAAACACCACAAAGACCAGATCTATGG tcacCCACTGTTCCCACTGCTGGCCTTAGTGTTTGAAAAGTGCGAGCTCGCCACCTGCTCCCCCCGAGACTCCGCCTCCCTCTCCGCTACCTCCCACCTCCCCGGCATGACCAATCACAGCGACGTCTGCTCGTCCGAATCCTTCAACGACGACATCGCCGCGTTCGCCAagcag ATCCGATCAGAGAAGCCCATATTTTCTTCCAATCCTGAGCTCGACAACTTG ATGATCCAGGCCATACAGGTCCTCCGCTTTCATTTACTGGAGTTGGAGAAG GTGCATGACCTGTGCGATAACTTCTGCCACCGCTACATCACCTGTCTGAAGGGCAAAATGCCCACAGACCTGATCCTGGACGACCGGGAGGGCGGCTCCAAGTCCGACATGGAGGACTTCACCGGGTCCTGCACCAGCCTGTCGGAGCAG AATGCATCGTGGTTACGGGAGCCGGATGAATGTGCCACCACTCCTCTGGGAACACCAGGCACCTGTGGCCTGCCTTCACACAGCACAGCAGACAACTGTAGcgacacag GAGACGGTCTGGACGGAGGAGGCGCGTCCCCCAGCACGGGAGACGACGACGACTCAGACCGAGACAGGAGGAACAACAAGAAGAGAGGAATCTTCCCCAAAGTGGCTACAAACATCATGAGAGCCTGGCTCTTCCAGCACCTGTCG CACCCGTACCCCTCCGAGGAGCAGAAGAAGCAGCTGTCCCAGGACACGGGACTGACCATCCTACAGGTCAACAACTG GTTCATCAACGCCAGGAGGAGAATAGTTCAGCCGATGATTGACCAGTCGAATCGCTCAG GTCAGGGTGGTCCTTACAGCCCAGAGGGAGCAGCTCTCGGGGGCTACGGGCTCGACGGACAGGCCCACCTGGGGCTCCGGACAGCAG GTCTGCAGGGCATGTCTTCTCTGCAGGAGGCGACTACCCCCGGTGCTCTGCTGTCCCAGCCCGGCTACCCTCCCCACCCAGGACCCTCCCTGCACCCGTACCCGGGCCCACACCCCCACCCCGCCATGCTGCTCCACCCGCCGCCACACGCACACCCCGCAGAGCCGCTCCTCGCCCAGGGACTGGACATACATGCACACTAG